One genomic region from Bubalus bubalis isolate 160015118507 breed Murrah chromosome 12, NDDB_SH_1, whole genome shotgun sequence encodes:
- the CNGA3 gene encoding cyclic nucleotide-gated cation channel alpha-3 isoform X2 translates to MAKISTQYSHPTRTHPSVRTTDRDLDCIENGLSRTHLPCEETSSELQEGIAMETRGLAESRQSSFTSQGPTRLSRLIISLRAWSARHLHQEDQRPDSSLERFRGAELKEVSSRESHVQFSVGSQEPPDRGRRKKKDSVVMDPSSNMYYHWLSVIAVPVFYNWCLLVCRACFDELQSEHLMLWLVLDYSADILYGMDMLVRARTGFLEQGLMVMDTSRLWKHYMKTLHFKLDVLSLVPTDLAYFKLGMNYPELRFNRLLKLARLFEFFDRTETRTNYPNMFRIGNLVLYILIIIHWNACIYFAISKFIGFGTDSWVYPNVSNPEYGRLSRKYIYSLYWSTLTLTTIGETPPPVKDEEYLFVVIDFLVGVLIFATIVGNVGSMISNMNASRAEFQAKIDSIKQYMQFRKVTKDLETRVIRWFDYLWANKKTVDEKEVLKSLPDKLKAEIAINVHLDTLRKVRIFQDCEAGLLVELVLKLRPAVFSPGDYICKKGDIGREMYIIKEGKLAVVAEDGITQFVVLGDGSYFGEISILNIKGSKSGNRRTANIRSIGYSDLFCLSKDDLMEALTEYPEAKKALEEKGRQILMKDNLIDEELAKAGADPKDIEEKVEHLETSLDSLQTRFARLLAEYNATQMKVKQRLSQLESQVKMGLPPDGDAPQTEPSRP, encoded by the exons atggcCAAGATTAGCACCCAATACTCCCACCCAACCAGGACACACCCCTCGGTCAGGACCACGGACAGAGATCTGGATTGCATTGAAAACGGTCTCAGCAG GACCCACTTGCCATGCGAGGAGACATCGTCAGAACTGCAGGAAGGCATTGCCATGGAGACTAGAGGACTGGCTGAATCCAGGCAAAGCTCCTTCACCAGCCAGGGTCCCACCAG GTTGTCACGCCTCATCATCTCGCTCCGTGCCTGGAGCGCCAGGCACTTACACCAGGAGGACCAGAGGCCCGACTCTTCCCTGGAGCGTTTCCGCGGAGCCGAGCTCAAAGAGGTGTCCAGCCGAGAAAGCCATGTCCAGTTCAGTGTGGGCAGCCAGGAGCCACCAGACAGAGGGAGAAG GAAGAAGAAGGACAGCGTTGTGATGGACCCTTCCAGCAACATGTACTACCACTGGCTGAGCGTCATCGCTGTGCCTGTCTTCTACAACTGGTGTCTGCTCGTGTGCAG GGCCTGTTTCGATGAGCTCCAGTCTGAGCACCTGATGCTTTGGCTGGTCCTGGACTACTCGGCAGACATCCTCTATGGCATGGATATGCTGGTCCGAGCCCGGACAG GCTTCCTGGAGCAAGGCCTGATGGTCATGGACACCAGCCGGCTGTGGAAGCACTACATGAAGACCTTGCACTTCAAGCTGGACGTGTTGTCCCTGGTCCCCACAGACCTGGCTTATTTTAAGCTGGGCATGAACTACCCAGAACTGAGGTTCAACCGCCTCCTGAAGTTGGCCCGGCTCTTCGAATTCTTTGACCGCACAGAGACAAGGACCAACTACCCCAACATGTTCAGGATCGGGAACCTGGTCTTGTACATCCTCATCATCATCCACTGGAACGCCTGCATCTACTTTGCCATCTCCAAGTTCATTGGTTTTGGGACCGACTCCTGGGTCTACCCAAACGTCTCCAACCCAGAGTATGGACGCCTCTCCAGAAAGTACATTTACAGTCTCTACTGGTCCACCTTGACCCTGACCACCATTGGGGAGACCCCACCCCCCGTAAAAGACGAGGAGTATCTCTTTGTGGTCATCGATTTCCTGGTGGGCGTCCTGATTTTTGCCACCATCGTGGGCAACGTGGGCTCCATGATCTCAAACATGAACGCTTCGCGGGCCGAGTTCCAGGCCAAGATCGATTCCATCAAGCAGTACATGCAGTTCCGCAAGGTGACCAAGGACTTGGAGACACGGGTGATCCGCTGGTTCGACTACCTGTGGGCCAATAAGAAGACAGTGGATGAGAAGGAGGTGCTCAAGAGCCTCCCCGACAAGCTGAAGGCCGAGATCGCCATCAACGTGCACCTGGACACCCTGAGGAAGGTCCGAATCTTCCAGGACTGCGAGGCGGGGCTGCTGGTGGAGCTGGTGCTGAAGCTGCGGCCGGCAGTGTTCAGCCCCGGGGACTACATCTGCAAGAAGGGGGACATCGGGAGGGAGATGTACATTATCAAGGAGGGCAAGCTGGCTGTGGTGGCCGAGGACGGCATCACCCAGTTCGTGGTCCTCGGCGACGGGAGTTACTTCGGGGAGATCAGCATCTTGAACATCAAGGGGAGCAAGTCTGGGAACCGCCGCACGGCCAACATCAGGAGCATCGGCTACTCGGACCTGTTCTGCCTCTCCAAGGACGACCTGATGGAGGCGCTCACTGAGTACCCTGAGGCCAAGAAAGCGCTGGAGGAGAAAGGGCGGCAGATCCTCATGAAGGACAACCTGATCGACGAGGAGCTGGCCAAGGCCGGGGCAGACCCCAAGGACATCGAGGAGAAGGTGGAGCACCTCGAGACCTCCCTGGACTCCCTGCAGACCAGGTTTGCGAGGCTCCTGGCCGAGTACAACGCCACCCAGATGAAGGTGAAGCAGCGGCTCAGCCAGTTGGAAAGCCAGGTGAAGATGGGCCTCCCACCTGATGGTGATGCTCCGCAAACGGAGCCCAGTCGGCCCTGA
- the CNGA3 gene encoding cyclic nucleotide-gated cation channel alpha-3 isoform X1 — protein sequence MAKISTQYSHPTRTHPSVRTTDRDLDCIENGLSRTHLPCEETSSELQEGIAMETRGLAESRQSSFTSQGPTRLSRLIISLRAWSARHLHQEDQRPDSSLERFRGAELKEVSSRESHVQFSVGSQEPPDRGRSAWPLARNNTNACNNSEKDDKAKKEEKEKEKEKKENPKKEEKKKDSVVMDPSSNMYYHWLSVIAVPVFYNWCLLVCRACFDELQSEHLMLWLVLDYSADILYGMDMLVRARTGFLEQGLMVMDTSRLWKHYMKTLHFKLDVLSLVPTDLAYFKLGMNYPELRFNRLLKLARLFEFFDRTETRTNYPNMFRIGNLVLYILIIIHWNACIYFAISKFIGFGTDSWVYPNVSNPEYGRLSRKYIYSLYWSTLTLTTIGETPPPVKDEEYLFVVIDFLVGVLIFATIVGNVGSMISNMNASRAEFQAKIDSIKQYMQFRKVTKDLETRVIRWFDYLWANKKTVDEKEVLKSLPDKLKAEIAINVHLDTLRKVRIFQDCEAGLLVELVLKLRPAVFSPGDYICKKGDIGREMYIIKEGKLAVVAEDGITQFVVLGDGSYFGEISILNIKGSKSGNRRTANIRSIGYSDLFCLSKDDLMEALTEYPEAKKALEEKGRQILMKDNLIDEELAKAGADPKDIEEKVEHLETSLDSLQTRFARLLAEYNATQMKVKQRLSQLESQVKMGLPPDGDAPQTEPSRP from the exons atggcCAAGATTAGCACCCAATACTCCCACCCAACCAGGACACACCCCTCGGTCAGGACCACGGACAGAGATCTGGATTGCATTGAAAACGGTCTCAGCAG GACCCACTTGCCATGCGAGGAGACATCGTCAGAACTGCAGGAAGGCATTGCCATGGAGACTAGAGGACTGGCTGAATCCAGGCAAAGCTCCTTCACCAGCCAGGGTCCCACCAG GTTGTCACGCCTCATCATCTCGCTCCGTGCCTGGAGCGCCAGGCACTTACACCAGGAGGACCAGAGGCCCGACTCTTCCCTGGAGCGTTTCCGCGGAGCCGAGCTCAAAGAGGTGTCCAGCCGAGAAAGCCATGTCCAGTTCAGTGTGGGCAGCCAGGAGCCACCAGACAGAGGGAGAAG TGCCTGGCCCCTGGCCAGAAACAACACCAATGCCTGCAACAACTCGGAGAAGGA TGACAAGGcgaaaaaggaggagaaagagaaagagaaagagaaaaaggaaaaccccAAGAAAGAGGA GAAGAAGAAGGACAGCGTTGTGATGGACCCTTCCAGCAACATGTACTACCACTGGCTGAGCGTCATCGCTGTGCCTGTCTTCTACAACTGGTGTCTGCTCGTGTGCAG GGCCTGTTTCGATGAGCTCCAGTCTGAGCACCTGATGCTTTGGCTGGTCCTGGACTACTCGGCAGACATCCTCTATGGCATGGATATGCTGGTCCGAGCCCGGACAG GCTTCCTGGAGCAAGGCCTGATGGTCATGGACACCAGCCGGCTGTGGAAGCACTACATGAAGACCTTGCACTTCAAGCTGGACGTGTTGTCCCTGGTCCCCACAGACCTGGCTTATTTTAAGCTGGGCATGAACTACCCAGAACTGAGGTTCAACCGCCTCCTGAAGTTGGCCCGGCTCTTCGAATTCTTTGACCGCACAGAGACAAGGACCAACTACCCCAACATGTTCAGGATCGGGAACCTGGTCTTGTACATCCTCATCATCATCCACTGGAACGCCTGCATCTACTTTGCCATCTCCAAGTTCATTGGTTTTGGGACCGACTCCTGGGTCTACCCAAACGTCTCCAACCCAGAGTATGGACGCCTCTCCAGAAAGTACATTTACAGTCTCTACTGGTCCACCTTGACCCTGACCACCATTGGGGAGACCCCACCCCCCGTAAAAGACGAGGAGTATCTCTTTGTGGTCATCGATTTCCTGGTGGGCGTCCTGATTTTTGCCACCATCGTGGGCAACGTGGGCTCCATGATCTCAAACATGAACGCTTCGCGGGCCGAGTTCCAGGCCAAGATCGATTCCATCAAGCAGTACATGCAGTTCCGCAAGGTGACCAAGGACTTGGAGACACGGGTGATCCGCTGGTTCGACTACCTGTGGGCCAATAAGAAGACAGTGGATGAGAAGGAGGTGCTCAAGAGCCTCCCCGACAAGCTGAAGGCCGAGATCGCCATCAACGTGCACCTGGACACCCTGAGGAAGGTCCGAATCTTCCAGGACTGCGAGGCGGGGCTGCTGGTGGAGCTGGTGCTGAAGCTGCGGCCGGCAGTGTTCAGCCCCGGGGACTACATCTGCAAGAAGGGGGACATCGGGAGGGAGATGTACATTATCAAGGAGGGCAAGCTGGCTGTGGTGGCCGAGGACGGCATCACCCAGTTCGTGGTCCTCGGCGACGGGAGTTACTTCGGGGAGATCAGCATCTTGAACATCAAGGGGAGCAAGTCTGGGAACCGCCGCACGGCCAACATCAGGAGCATCGGCTACTCGGACCTGTTCTGCCTCTCCAAGGACGACCTGATGGAGGCGCTCACTGAGTACCCTGAGGCCAAGAAAGCGCTGGAGGAGAAAGGGCGGCAGATCCTCATGAAGGACAACCTGATCGACGAGGAGCTGGCCAAGGCCGGGGCAGACCCCAAGGACATCGAGGAGAAGGTGGAGCACCTCGAGACCTCCCTGGACTCCCTGCAGACCAGGTTTGCGAGGCTCCTGGCCGAGTACAACGCCACCCAGATGAAGGTGAAGCAGCGGCTCAGCCAGTTGGAAAGCCAGGTGAAGATGGGCCTCCCACCTGATGGTGATGCTCCGCAAACGGAGCCCAGTCGGCCCTGA
- the CNGA3 gene encoding cyclic nucleotide-gated cation channel alpha-3 isoform X3: MAKISTQYSHPTRTHPSVRTTDRDLDCIENGLSRTHLPCEETSSELQEGIAMETRGLAESRQSSFTSQGPTRLSRLIISLRAWSARHLHQEDQRPDSSLERFRGAELKEVSSRESHVQFSVGSQEPPDRGRRACFDELQSEHLMLWLVLDYSADILYGMDMLVRARTGFLEQGLMVMDTSRLWKHYMKTLHFKLDVLSLVPTDLAYFKLGMNYPELRFNRLLKLARLFEFFDRTETRTNYPNMFRIGNLVLYILIIIHWNACIYFAISKFIGFGTDSWVYPNVSNPEYGRLSRKYIYSLYWSTLTLTTIGETPPPVKDEEYLFVVIDFLVGVLIFATIVGNVGSMISNMNASRAEFQAKIDSIKQYMQFRKVTKDLETRVIRWFDYLWANKKTVDEKEVLKSLPDKLKAEIAINVHLDTLRKVRIFQDCEAGLLVELVLKLRPAVFSPGDYICKKGDIGREMYIIKEGKLAVVAEDGITQFVVLGDGSYFGEISILNIKGSKSGNRRTANIRSIGYSDLFCLSKDDLMEALTEYPEAKKALEEKGRQILMKDNLIDEELAKAGADPKDIEEKVEHLETSLDSLQTRFARLLAEYNATQMKVKQRLSQLESQVKMGLPPDGDAPQTEPSRP, from the exons atggcCAAGATTAGCACCCAATACTCCCACCCAACCAGGACACACCCCTCGGTCAGGACCACGGACAGAGATCTGGATTGCATTGAAAACGGTCTCAGCAG GACCCACTTGCCATGCGAGGAGACATCGTCAGAACTGCAGGAAGGCATTGCCATGGAGACTAGAGGACTGGCTGAATCCAGGCAAAGCTCCTTCACCAGCCAGGGTCCCACCAG GTTGTCACGCCTCATCATCTCGCTCCGTGCCTGGAGCGCCAGGCACTTACACCAGGAGGACCAGAGGCCCGACTCTTCCCTGGAGCGTTTCCGCGGAGCCGAGCTCAAAGAGGTGTCCAGCCGAGAAAGCCATGTCCAGTTCAGTGTGGGCAGCCAGGAGCCACCAGACAGAGGGAGAAG GGCCTGTTTCGATGAGCTCCAGTCTGAGCACCTGATGCTTTGGCTGGTCCTGGACTACTCGGCAGACATCCTCTATGGCATGGATATGCTGGTCCGAGCCCGGACAG GCTTCCTGGAGCAAGGCCTGATGGTCATGGACACCAGCCGGCTGTGGAAGCACTACATGAAGACCTTGCACTTCAAGCTGGACGTGTTGTCCCTGGTCCCCACAGACCTGGCTTATTTTAAGCTGGGCATGAACTACCCAGAACTGAGGTTCAACCGCCTCCTGAAGTTGGCCCGGCTCTTCGAATTCTTTGACCGCACAGAGACAAGGACCAACTACCCCAACATGTTCAGGATCGGGAACCTGGTCTTGTACATCCTCATCATCATCCACTGGAACGCCTGCATCTACTTTGCCATCTCCAAGTTCATTGGTTTTGGGACCGACTCCTGGGTCTACCCAAACGTCTCCAACCCAGAGTATGGACGCCTCTCCAGAAAGTACATTTACAGTCTCTACTGGTCCACCTTGACCCTGACCACCATTGGGGAGACCCCACCCCCCGTAAAAGACGAGGAGTATCTCTTTGTGGTCATCGATTTCCTGGTGGGCGTCCTGATTTTTGCCACCATCGTGGGCAACGTGGGCTCCATGATCTCAAACATGAACGCTTCGCGGGCCGAGTTCCAGGCCAAGATCGATTCCATCAAGCAGTACATGCAGTTCCGCAAGGTGACCAAGGACTTGGAGACACGGGTGATCCGCTGGTTCGACTACCTGTGGGCCAATAAGAAGACAGTGGATGAGAAGGAGGTGCTCAAGAGCCTCCCCGACAAGCTGAAGGCCGAGATCGCCATCAACGTGCACCTGGACACCCTGAGGAAGGTCCGAATCTTCCAGGACTGCGAGGCGGGGCTGCTGGTGGAGCTGGTGCTGAAGCTGCGGCCGGCAGTGTTCAGCCCCGGGGACTACATCTGCAAGAAGGGGGACATCGGGAGGGAGATGTACATTATCAAGGAGGGCAAGCTGGCTGTGGTGGCCGAGGACGGCATCACCCAGTTCGTGGTCCTCGGCGACGGGAGTTACTTCGGGGAGATCAGCATCTTGAACATCAAGGGGAGCAAGTCTGGGAACCGCCGCACGGCCAACATCAGGAGCATCGGCTACTCGGACCTGTTCTGCCTCTCCAAGGACGACCTGATGGAGGCGCTCACTGAGTACCCTGAGGCCAAGAAAGCGCTGGAGGAGAAAGGGCGGCAGATCCTCATGAAGGACAACCTGATCGACGAGGAGCTGGCCAAGGCCGGGGCAGACCCCAAGGACATCGAGGAGAAGGTGGAGCACCTCGAGACCTCCCTGGACTCCCTGCAGACCAGGTTTGCGAGGCTCCTGGCCGAGTACAACGCCACCCAGATGAAGGTGAAGCAGCGGCTCAGCCAGTTGGAAAGCCAGGTGAAGATGGGCCTCCCACCTGATGGTGATGCTCCGCAAACGGAGCCCAGTCGGCCCTGA